CGTGATCAATATCTGAAAATTGTTGAGTGGTCTGAAGAAGATCAGTGCTATCTAGGGTCGGTGCCGGGCTGGATCGGTGCATGTTGCCATGGAGATGATGAGGAAAAGGTTTACCATGAACTCTGCCGGATTGTTGATGAGTGGATTGAAATTTATCAGAAAGATGGAAAGC
This genomic interval from Pseudomonadota bacterium contains the following:
- a CDS encoding toxin-antitoxin system HicB family antitoxin, with the translated sequence MKERDQYLKIVEWSEEDQCYLGSVPGWIGACCHGDDEEKVYHELCRIVDEWIEIYQKDGKPLPPATLGKKYSGKFQLRTGSDLHHALAIKALQTGESLNNYCTKVLKKSVSQKD